Proteins from a single region of Felis catus isolate Fca126 chromosome B4, F.catus_Fca126_mat1.0, whole genome shotgun sequence:
- the DYRK2 gene encoding dual specificity tyrosine-phosphorylation-regulated kinase 2 isoform X1, with the protein MLTRKPSAAAPAAYPTGRGGDSAVRQLQASPGLGAGAPRSGVGTGPPSPIALPPLRASNAAAAAHTIGGSKHTMNDHLHVGSHSHGQIQVQQLFEDNSNKRTVLTTQPNGLTTVGKTGLPVVPERQLESIHRRQGSSTSLKSMEGMGKVKATPMTPEQAMKQYMQKLTTFEHHEIFSYPEIYFLGPNAKKRQGMTGGPNNGGYDDDQGSYVQVPHDHVAYRYEVLKVIGKGSFGQVVKAYDHKVHQHVALKMVRNEKRFHRQAAEEIRILEHLRKQDKDNTMNVIHMLENFTFRNHICMTFELLSMNLYELIKKNKFQGFSLPLVRKFAHSILQCLDALHKNRIIHCDLKPENILLKQQGRSGIKVIDFGSSCYEHQRVYTYIQSRFYRAPEVILGARYGMPIDMWSLGCILAELLTGYPLLPGEDEGDQLACMIELLGMPSQKLLDASKRAKNFVSSKGYPRYCTVTTLSDGSVVLNGGRSRRGKLRGPPESREWGNALKGCDDPLFLDFLKQCLEWDPAVRMTPGQALRHPWLRRRLPKPPTGEKTSVKRITESTGAITSISKLPPPSSSASKLRTNLAQMTDANGNIQQRTVLPKLVS; encoded by the exons ATGTTAACCAGGAAACCTTCGGCCGCCGCTCCCGCCGCCTACCCGACCG gcagaggaggggacagcGCCGTTCGTCAGCTTCAGGCTTCCCCGGGGCTCGGTGCGGGGGCTCCCCGGAGCGGAGTGGGGACCGGCCCGCCCTCCCCGATCGCCCTGCCGCCTCTCCGGGCCAGCAACGCGGCCGCCGCAGCCCACACG ATTGGCGGCAGTAAGCACACAATGAACGATCATTTACATGTCGGCAGCCACAGCCACGGACAGATCCAGGTTCAGCAGCTGTTTGAGGATAATAGTAACAAGCGGACAGTGCTCACGACACAACCAAACGGGCTTACGACAGTGGGTAAGACGGGCTTGCCGGTAGTGCCGGAGCGGCAGCTGGAGAGCATCCATAGGCGGCAGGGGAGCTCCACCTCTCTGAAGTCTATGGAAGGCATGGGGAAGGTGAAAGCCACCCCCATGACACCCGAACAAGCAATGAAGCAATACATGCAAAAACTAACCACCTTTGAACACCACGAGATTTTCAGCTACCCTGAAATATACTTCTTGGGTCCAAACGCAAAGAAGCGCCAGGGCATGACAGGTGGGCCCAACAATGGTGGCTATGATGATGACCAGGGATCATACGTGCAGGTGCCCCACGATCACGTGGCTTACAGGTACGAGGTCCTCAAGGTCATTGGGAAGGGAAGCTTTGGGCAGGTGGTCAAGGCCTATGATCACAAAGTCCACCAGCACGTGGCCCTGAAGATGGTGCGGAACGAGAAGCGTTTCCACCGGCAGGCGGCAGAGGAGATTCGGATCCTGGAACACCTGCGGAAGCAGGACAAGGACAACACCATGAATGTCATCCACATGCTGGAGAATTTCACCTTCCGAAACCACATCTGCATGACGTTCGAGCTGCTGAGCATGAACCTCTATGAGCTCATCAAGAAGAATAAGTTCCAGGGCTTCAGCCTGCCTTTGGTTCGCAAGTTTGCCCACTCGATTCTGCAGTGCTTGGATGCTTTGCACAAAAACAGAATAATTCACTGTGACCTTAAGCCCGAGAACATTTTATTAAAGCAGCAGGGTAGAAGTGGTATTAAAGTGATCGATTTTGGCTCCAGTTGTTATGAGCATCAGCGCGTCTACACGTACATTCAGTCCCGTTTTTACCGGGCTCCGGAAGTGATCCTTGGCGCCAGGTACGGCATGCCCATTGATATGTGGAGCCTGGGTTGCATTTTAGCAGAGCTCCTGACTGGTTACCCCCTCTTGCCTGGGGAAGATGAAGGGGACCAGCTGGCTTGTATGATTGAACTGTTGGGCATGCCCTCCCAGAAACTGCTGGATGCATCCAAACGAGCCAAAAATTTTGTGAGCTCCAAGGGTTATCCCCGTTACTGCACTGTCACGACACTCTCAGATGGCTCTGTGGTTCTCAATGGAGGCCGTTCCaggagggggaaactgaggggCCCACCGGagagcagagagtgggggaaTGCACTGAAGGGGTGTGACGATCCCCTTTTCCTTGACTTCTTGAAACAGTGTTTAGAATGGGATCCTGCGGTTCGCATGACCCCTGGCCAGGCTTTACGGCATCCCTGGCTGAGGAGGCGGTTGCCAAAGCCTCCCACCGGGGAGAAGACGTCAGTGAAAAGGATAACCGAGAGCACTGGTGCTATCACATCCATTTCCAAGTTACCTCCACCTTCCAGCTCAGCTTCCAAACTGAGAACTAATTTGGCACAGATGACAGATGCCAATGGGAATATTCAGCAGAGGACAGTGTTGCCAAAACTGGTTAGCTGA
- the DYRK2 gene encoding dual specificity tyrosine-phosphorylation-regulated kinase 2 isoform X2, whose translation MNDHLHVGSHSHGQIQVQQLFEDNSNKRTVLTTQPNGLTTVGKTGLPVVPERQLESIHRRQGSSTSLKSMEGMGKVKATPMTPEQAMKQYMQKLTTFEHHEIFSYPEIYFLGPNAKKRQGMTGGPNNGGYDDDQGSYVQVPHDHVAYRYEVLKVIGKGSFGQVVKAYDHKVHQHVALKMVRNEKRFHRQAAEEIRILEHLRKQDKDNTMNVIHMLENFTFRNHICMTFELLSMNLYELIKKNKFQGFSLPLVRKFAHSILQCLDALHKNRIIHCDLKPENILLKQQGRSGIKVIDFGSSCYEHQRVYTYIQSRFYRAPEVILGARYGMPIDMWSLGCILAELLTGYPLLPGEDEGDQLACMIELLGMPSQKLLDASKRAKNFVSSKGYPRYCTVTTLSDGSVVLNGGRSRRGKLRGPPESREWGNALKGCDDPLFLDFLKQCLEWDPAVRMTPGQALRHPWLRRRLPKPPTGEKTSVKRITESTGAITSISKLPPPSSSASKLRTNLAQMTDANGNIQQRTVLPKLVS comes from the coding sequence ATGAACGATCATTTACATGTCGGCAGCCACAGCCACGGACAGATCCAGGTTCAGCAGCTGTTTGAGGATAATAGTAACAAGCGGACAGTGCTCACGACACAACCAAACGGGCTTACGACAGTGGGTAAGACGGGCTTGCCGGTAGTGCCGGAGCGGCAGCTGGAGAGCATCCATAGGCGGCAGGGGAGCTCCACCTCTCTGAAGTCTATGGAAGGCATGGGGAAGGTGAAAGCCACCCCCATGACACCCGAACAAGCAATGAAGCAATACATGCAAAAACTAACCACCTTTGAACACCACGAGATTTTCAGCTACCCTGAAATATACTTCTTGGGTCCAAACGCAAAGAAGCGCCAGGGCATGACAGGTGGGCCCAACAATGGTGGCTATGATGATGACCAGGGATCATACGTGCAGGTGCCCCACGATCACGTGGCTTACAGGTACGAGGTCCTCAAGGTCATTGGGAAGGGAAGCTTTGGGCAGGTGGTCAAGGCCTATGATCACAAAGTCCACCAGCACGTGGCCCTGAAGATGGTGCGGAACGAGAAGCGTTTCCACCGGCAGGCGGCAGAGGAGATTCGGATCCTGGAACACCTGCGGAAGCAGGACAAGGACAACACCATGAATGTCATCCACATGCTGGAGAATTTCACCTTCCGAAACCACATCTGCATGACGTTCGAGCTGCTGAGCATGAACCTCTATGAGCTCATCAAGAAGAATAAGTTCCAGGGCTTCAGCCTGCCTTTGGTTCGCAAGTTTGCCCACTCGATTCTGCAGTGCTTGGATGCTTTGCACAAAAACAGAATAATTCACTGTGACCTTAAGCCCGAGAACATTTTATTAAAGCAGCAGGGTAGAAGTGGTATTAAAGTGATCGATTTTGGCTCCAGTTGTTATGAGCATCAGCGCGTCTACACGTACATTCAGTCCCGTTTTTACCGGGCTCCGGAAGTGATCCTTGGCGCCAGGTACGGCATGCCCATTGATATGTGGAGCCTGGGTTGCATTTTAGCAGAGCTCCTGACTGGTTACCCCCTCTTGCCTGGGGAAGATGAAGGGGACCAGCTGGCTTGTATGATTGAACTGTTGGGCATGCCCTCCCAGAAACTGCTGGATGCATCCAAACGAGCCAAAAATTTTGTGAGCTCCAAGGGTTATCCCCGTTACTGCACTGTCACGACACTCTCAGATGGCTCTGTGGTTCTCAATGGAGGCCGTTCCaggagggggaaactgaggggCCCACCGGagagcagagagtgggggaaTGCACTGAAGGGGTGTGACGATCCCCTTTTCCTTGACTTCTTGAAACAGTGTTTAGAATGGGATCCTGCGGTTCGCATGACCCCTGGCCAGGCTTTACGGCATCCCTGGCTGAGGAGGCGGTTGCCAAAGCCTCCCACCGGGGAGAAGACGTCAGTGAAAAGGATAACCGAGAGCACTGGTGCTATCACATCCATTTCCAAGTTACCTCCACCTTCCAGCTCAGCTTCCAAACTGAGAACTAATTTGGCACAGATGACAGATGCCAATGGGAATATTCAGCAGAGGACAGTGTTGCCAAAACTGGTTAGCTGA